Part of the Labrus bergylta chromosome 19, fLabBer1.1, whole genome shotgun sequence genome, AGTACCTAGTAGTATTGCAGTTTTACATTGCATTTCCAAACTCttgttcaaagacaaaaaattaTGTTAAATATTAGGTTTCTTTACATACATGAAAGCATGGTTTATAATTACTTTAAAAGGTTGAGAAATCAAGAGCTGGTTGAATATATCTTTAAGCTACTATCATTATGTTTCCTActatcattatttattaaaactgcaatataataataatgaataatatgtccatgataacaaagtgcaatattgaaacaaacagtacaataatcttgaaaatgtgtgtatatattccatctgactcgtattcctgtaaatatttattgtacctattattgaaatcttacttacattcctattctatttgattaacatttgtattatttatttctactgctatagaGAATatttggagcaactgtaacaatcgaatttccctctgggattaataaagtatttctgattccgTTTCTTTGCTCCACTGTACTGGTGTAACTTTAACCTCCTGTATTTGTATATTATAGTATTactaaatgtttaattattatttttattttttaaattaaaccacACTTATATCCTCTCCTCCACCCAACCCCACTCGCGTTTTTTCTGTCGGTTGTCAGGCCCAGTAAtgacagactgtaaatagtCTTACTGCCGGTGGCGGACGTGTTGCCCCAGCCGGACACCACGCAGTTCTCGTCGGTGTGGGGGCAGCGCGAGGGCAGGGACACGGTCTGCACGTGGCTGTTGAGGGTGGCGGGCCGGCTCAGCTTGATGAGCATGATGTCGTTGTCCAGGTTGTAGCTGTTGTACTGTGGGTGACGGATCATTTTGGCAGCGTCGATCCACTGCTCAGTGCCCTCATTGACGGCGATGTTGTGCTCTCCAAGACGGACCTGGATGCGACTGGTGGAGGTATGTTACAGtttaaaagtctgttttctcATAATGATGATGACCCTCATTCTTTAATATAGCTATTTATTGAAAGCAAGATGACAAgtgtatggaagcccatttccgcaagttaaaaaaataaaaatgaaaataataaagtcataattatgagataaaaagtaataaaaataaaaaagtaaacaaaataatgaatatgacttcattatctcataattttgactttattattttcatttttatttttttaactggcggaaatgggcttccatacaaGTGACAATagccagataaaaaaaagaagtcattgAGCTAATAATTAGCATAGACTTATATAAGAGGTTAATAAGGCTTTTATCAGTAATAAGCTAACAAGCTATAAGCTACCTTTAAAGTTTGCTAACATTTTTTAGCAGCATTAAATTACAGAcgttttagtgctacagcagtTTAAACTAACCTTAAAAAGTATTGACTGACATCTGCTGTTTACTACCCAAATCTTCTCTTTGGAGCGTTTTGTTGTTTCATctattttttgttaatgttgAGTTGAGATTTGTTTATTACAAGTTTTCCCTCAGTTGGCTTACTGCTAATTTAGATAACATTCAAGCTCATGTAGCTAGCTTAACTCCAAGGCAATAATGAAATCATTAATATATATTAACAAAATGTATGTTAGCCAATGTGTTAAGGTTTTGACCTGTTTTATCCTAACCTACTCTGTCTTCAGTACTGTTACAAAAAGCTTCATTTACCTCAGTAAAATGCTAACTCTTCTACATTGCTTttggtttaaatgtttgttgttgttttttttcaatttactTTACACATTTTCAATTTCTCAAGGTAAAGCTTTAAAGGcctatcctcttttttttttttttacctttgttgGAAGTATTTATCTTGGTAAAGAGGCCACAACTCATAAAACCACACTGTAATTATGCCATTTAGTCTCACTTGATTTCATATACTTTGCATTTGAGTTAAGTACTTAAAACATCTCGCAAGCCACGTTAAATTGGTTGGTATAAGCGTTGTACTTGTACTTACGACTTGTAGCAGTGAGCAGCAGACACCACCCACTGGCTGGAGATGAGGGATCCACCGCAGAAGTGGTATCCAGCATTCAGAGAAACCTGGTAGGGAACAGAGTGTCCGGTGCACTCATACCCTCCAACCACCTTTTCATCCTCAGCTGCAGCAACTGAAAAGACACATAAGGTATATTATGACACATGTAAAGGTGCATACAAGTTTTCATCCACTTATCAATATTTGATAAACAATGATAAAATGACAGTCGTCTCTTACTTGCTGCTCCAAGCAAAGTCAGGAACACCAGGGCCTTCATGGTGATTATCTCTTGAATGAAAGAGGAGGTACACACATAGGGTACACGCTGTAACtctttataaacacacacatagggtATACGCTGTAACTCTTTATAAACACCGCCctctatgttcccacattttgCAAGGTCAGTgaagtaaaaatacaaatactggGAAATTCTGGGAATGATCCATATGGCTGAAGGCAAAGGCAAGACCTTGACTAAAGTCACAACTAACATATGAAACTCCCATGGGGACTTCTGATTGATATAAATAGGAGAGGCCCTACATATACAAGTTCCAATAAGTGACTGATCATATCCGACATATACCTGAGTCTGGAAGGcacttcttactttttttttaccggTGCCAGATATATATAATCAACACCTTATTTACTGGTGTATATCTGCAGTTTGAGACACTGATGTAAATTAGAAAAGATGACAGATTTCCTACTGTGAATCTTTGTCCAGTAATGCATTCACTCATTTCAGAGGAGGAGATGTCTGGTAGCATGTCTCAGTTGCGGTTGTCTCAACTCAACAGCAGTGTGCTGCAGTCACATAGGAGAGAAAACCTGATAAGACTATTtcaaaactgcagaaaaagGCTGAGTAATGGAACAGGCACTATCCGTGGAGTGATGGTCAGAACTACTGACCTATAAAACCTTTTgaagttatttctttttttaaagtaaacccattaattatttaaaaaagtgaattagATTAAACccaaacaaatacaattttatgtataaaaaaatgagCATTGGGTTTATCAAATAGTTTTCTCATGACCCCTTCAACTTATTTCAGATCCCATCATGGCACATAGAGCCCCAGGTATATGTTTCTTATCAGTAAAAGCCGTCTTATACACCACGGTTATGAGGTATACACAGGTAtatacagctttttttttagaatagaTTTGATTCTTTAGTCATTTTTACTTGTAATAATTCAAATTTTTTGCAGAAGTCACATTCAAAGGTTGTGcatgtaaatatatttacattcactggacattcttttttttaccttataggaacatttctaacacaaaatAATTCTATTTATTAACTGGTCAGAATAATTCAAAGACCaatgttaaacatttcaaatttttattgaacataaataaaaaaaaaaatgtaggtacaaaaatatttaacaggTTTAGAAATTCTTTATACAACTATGTACAGGCAAGAATCAAATGTGAGCCAATTCAGTCACAAACTTTGAGAGAAATTCTATTATTgttccaaaaacagaaaacaaacttcCTAAGCATCCAGCCTTGAAGCTAAACTCTAGGACTCTATCTACATCCATCCGCTAGGTGTGGTTTCAAACAGGAGACACGAGCACAAAAACATGGTGGCCAGGTATTCTTACAAAAATGACTGCAGGCATAATAGCAAGTCAGTGTTCAACAGTTTTTGATTTGCTTTGTGTAAAATATAATGATTACAAAGACTGAACAATGAGGAAACTAGAAAGCAGTGTTTTACCAATTGTGTCatgtaattaaattaaatattcgCTTCATAACACTTTTGAGGTAGTACACCTGtggtggacaaaaaaaaaacacgaggaAGAGGGTgcaaaaaagatgcaaaataaGAAGATTCATAACTCTGCAACAGCTTCGGTTCAATAAGCCTGCCTTCACTtagaaataaaagttaaaaggtCAAACACGTGTGTTTCAGTTAGCTTGTTGAATATACATTTATTGttcaaatatacaaaaatacaaaaaagattTATAGGGGACTGTGCCGAGCAAGGTCAGTATATTCAATTTGAACCCTGCATCAAGGAAAATCTCCCTCATAGATCttacaataaacaaacagtACAAAGAAACCAATCAAGACAGTCAagataaaaacatcacagcaaATATGCCgtcacaaataaaacagaatgaatGAGGGGGCGAAACAGTTTGGGGGACTACGTTAAAACTACGGTTTGGGATAAATGTCGCCAGCACCCGAAATATTAAATTCCCTGCTCACAAGTTGTATCCAAGAGTGAAGTTAAAATACAGCTGCGCTACAATGTACACGAGGAGTTAAATGTGTTTCGTTTGTTTGCtt contains:
- the LOC109995015 gene encoding trypsin gives rise to the protein MKALVFLTLLGAAIAAAEDEKVVGGYECTGHSVPYQVSLNAGYHFCGGSLISSQWVVSAAHCYKSRIQVRLGEHNIAVNEGTEQWIDAAKMIRHPQYNSYNLDNDIMLIKLSRPATLNSHVQTVSLPSRCPHTDENCVVSGWGNTSATGSNFPDRLQCLRQPIIDDRICRNAYPHLFTENMICSGFMHGGASSCQGDSGGPLVCNGQLQGVVSWGYDCAMQGHPSVYARVCRFNSWISTTMSNN